A region of Athene noctua chromosome 12, bAthNoc1.hap1.1, whole genome shotgun sequence DNA encodes the following proteins:
- the KCNMB1 gene encoding calcium-activated potassium channel subunit beta-1: protein MLGKKLVTAQKRGETRALCLGLGMVACSMMMYFFIGITIVPFYTKSVWTTESVCKVLKANIKDQVLCPNNEGSDEEDIFPYPCLQVWVNLTASGQEVMLYQTEDTLERNPKCSYVPGKSENSNEVKTRIETIASNFKKYQTFPCYYDPGGTQTNVILSRLYPPKGLLFAFLWPTLMFTGGCLIIVLVKISQYVSVLSAWQ from the exons ATGTTGGGAAAAAAGCTGGTGACTGCACAGAAGCGAGGGGAGACAAGAGCCCTGTGCCTGGGACTGGGAATGGTTGCGTGCTCCATGATGATGTACTTTTTTATTGGGATCACCATTGTGCCGTTCTACACTAAAAG TGTCTGGACAACAGAAAGTGTGTGCAAGGTACTCAAAGCCAACATCAAGGACCAAGTTCTCTGCCCAAACAATGAAGGCTCAGATGAGGAGGACATCTTTCCTTATCCCTGTCTACAAGTGTGGGTTAATCTGACAGCCTCAGGACAAGAGGTTATGCTCTATCAGACTGAAGATACGCTGGAAAGAAATCCTAAG TGCTCGTATGTCCCAGGCAAGTCAGAGAACTCTAATGAAGTTAAAACACGAATAGAAACAATTGCAAGCAATTTCAAAAAATACCAGACTTTCCCATGCTACTACGACCCAGGAGGAACACAGACCAACGTCATTTTAAGCAGACTTTATCCCCCGAAAGGCCTCCTCTTCGCTTTCCTTTGGCCTACACTCATGTTTACTGGTGGATGTCTGATTATTGTTCTGGTAAAAATTAGTCAgtatgtttctgttctttctgcttgGCAGTAG